One stretch of Actinacidiphila sp. DG2A-62 DNA includes these proteins:
- a CDS encoding M48 metallopeptidase family protein, with amino-acid sequence MSADPVRDLAGQPPARGGAVEVRRSARRRRTVSAYREGDRTVVLIPARMSTAEEQRWVTTMLDKLAAQESRRMPGDDELAARAERLSAQYLNGRARPDTVRWVTNQNSRWGSCTPAEGSIRLSHRLQGMPEYVIDYVLLHELAHLLVPGHGPRFWKLLESYPRTERARGFLEGVVAVGRLPNGAGSGEE; translated from the coding sequence GTGTCCGCCGACCCAGTGCGCGATCTCGCCGGTCAGCCGCCCGCCCGCGGCGGCGCGGTCGAGGTGCGCAGAAGCGCCCGCAGGCGCCGTACGGTCTCCGCCTACCGTGAGGGCGACCGGACCGTGGTGCTCATTCCGGCCCGGATGTCCACGGCCGAGGAGCAGCGCTGGGTGACCACGATGCTCGACAAGCTCGCCGCGCAGGAGAGCCGCCGGATGCCCGGCGACGACGAGCTCGCGGCGCGCGCGGAACGCCTGTCCGCGCAGTATCTCAACGGCCGGGCCCGGCCCGACACCGTGCGGTGGGTCACCAACCAGAACTCGCGCTGGGGCTCGTGCACCCCCGCGGAGGGCAGCATCCGCCTGTCCCACCGGTTGCAGGGCATGCCCGAGTACGTCATCGACTACGTACTGCTGCACGAACTCGCCCACCTGCTCGTCCCCGGCCACGGCCCGCGGTTCTGGAAACTGCTGGAGAGCTATCCGCGCACCGAGCGCGCCCGCGGCTTCCTCGAAGGCGTGGTCGCCGTCGGACGGCTGCCCAACGGCGCGGGTTCCGGCGAGGAATAG
- a CDS encoding PPA1309 family protein has protein sequence MSNIASDGAPLAATPLTRAVLEIDTYASGQGWDQPARLFALVDTARLRASEPGLAEQLGLGDDTSGGLTPIEQDELPSGQPLDEFLATIAWPDVIAGCALTVERLMLPPSAEASLPEDLDDAALASWVARHPERQEVRMTVAVLRDGSRESAVRLRAKDTPSEVLTGPELVPGLADALTATFA, from the coding sequence ATGTCCAACATCGCTTCCGACGGCGCGCCGCTCGCGGCGACCCCCCTCACCCGGGCCGTCCTCGAGATCGACACCTATGCGTCCGGGCAGGGCTGGGACCAGCCCGCGCGGCTGTTCGCCCTGGTCGACACCGCGCGGCTGCGCGCCAGCGAGCCGGGTCTCGCCGAGCAGCTCGGCCTCGGCGACGACACGTCCGGCGGGCTCACCCCGATCGAACAGGACGAGCTGCCCTCGGGGCAGCCGCTGGACGAGTTCCTGGCCACCATCGCCTGGCCGGATGTGATCGCCGGCTGCGCGCTCACGGTGGAGCGGCTGATGCTGCCGCCGTCGGCGGAGGCGTCGCTGCCCGAGGACCTGGACGACGCCGCGCTGGCGTCCTGGGTGGCGCGGCACCCGGAGCGCCAGGAGGTGCGGATGACGGTCGCGGTGCTGCGTGACGGCAGCCGCGAGTCGGCGGTGCGGCTGCGCGCCAAGGACACGCCGTCGGAGGTGCTGACCGGGCCCGAGCTGGTGCCGGGCCTCGCGGACGCGCTGACCGCGACCTTCGCCTGA
- a CDS encoding NUDIX hydrolase produces MSTALHADAVGVLEGWRAPDAAQEKLRTAYLAHLAEHPDGLYKPCRVGHLTGSVLVVDPPRRRVLLTLHAKLKMWLQMGGHCEPGDASLANAALREGAEESGIDGLRLITPEPVRLDRHLTPCAWHLDVQYAAAAPEGAVAAISDESLDLRWFGYDEVAGVADASVVSLLARTRVLLDA; encoded by the coding sequence GTGAGCACCGCGCTGCACGCGGACGCCGTCGGCGTCCTTGAGGGCTGGCGTGCGCCCGACGCCGCGCAGGAGAAGCTGCGCACCGCGTATCTGGCGCACCTGGCCGAGCATCCCGACGGCCTCTACAAGCCCTGCCGGGTCGGGCACCTGACCGGCAGCGTCCTGGTCGTGGACCCGCCGCGGCGGCGGGTCCTGCTGACCCTGCACGCCAAGCTGAAGATGTGGCTGCAGATGGGCGGCCACTGCGAGCCCGGCGACGCCTCCCTCGCGAACGCGGCGCTGCGCGAGGGCGCGGAGGAGTCCGGCATCGACGGCCTGCGGCTGATCACCCCTGAGCCGGTGCGCCTGGACCGCCACCTCACGCCCTGCGCCTGGCACCTGGACGTGCAGTACGCCGCGGCGGCGCCCGAGGGCGCGGTCGCGGCGATCAGCGACGAGTCCCTGGACCTGCGCTGGTTCGGCTACGACGAGGTCGCCGGGGTCGCGGACGCCTCGGTGGTGTCCCTGCTCGCCCGCACCCGCGTGCTGCTCGACGCGTAG
- a CDS encoding AIM24 family protein: MDQQMIAGYAPTPVAARMENHGSSMLKVAMQTGHDLFARTGSMVAYEGFVQYEPNPPAVRQMASAWLTGESAPLMKCSGDGLLYLADYGADVVCLNLNNESVSVNGTNLLAFDAHLSWGVERVKGLAKFAGQGLFNVGVSGVGWVAVTSRGTPIVVDCGSGADETYVDPDALVAWSSGLKMKAKRSFKASSLIGRGSGEAFQIAFSGQGFVVVQPSEDSTDRLRIRG; encoded by the coding sequence ATGGACCAGCAGATGATCGCGGGCTACGCACCCACCCCGGTCGCCGCCCGGATGGAGAACCACGGTTCCTCGATGCTCAAGGTGGCCATGCAGACCGGCCACGACCTGTTCGCGCGCACCGGCTCGATGGTCGCGTACGAGGGCTTCGTGCAGTACGAGCCGAACCCGCCGGCGGTCCGGCAGATGGCCTCCGCGTGGCTGACCGGTGAGAGCGCGCCGCTGATGAAGTGCAGCGGAGACGGCCTGCTCTACCTCGCCGACTACGGGGCCGACGTGGTCTGCCTGAACCTGAACAACGAGTCCGTGTCGGTCAACGGCACCAACCTGCTCGCCTTCGACGCCCACCTGAGCTGGGGGGTGGAGCGGGTCAAGGGACTGGCGAAGTTCGCCGGCCAGGGCCTGTTCAACGTGGGGGTGTCGGGCGTCGGCTGGGTGGCCGTCACCTCCCGCGGCACGCCGATCGTGGTGGACTGCGGCAGCGGCGCGGACGAGACGTACGTCGATCCGGACGCGCTGGTGGCCTGGTCGTCCGGGCTGAAGATGAAGGCCAAGCGCAGTTTCAAGGCGTCGTCGCTGATCGGGCGCGGCAGCGGGGAGGCGTTCCAGATCGCCTTCTCCGGACAGGGCTTCGTGGTCGTACAGCCCAGCGAGGACAGCACCGACCGGCTCCGGATCCGGGGCTGA
- a CDS encoding AIM24 family protein: MQSPLFAFTEVQNQDHYSLQNSYLLRVRLDGNTGPDCLARKGSMVAYQGMIEFDGEYQSHHQRRARRQTGEGLELMRCSGQGTVYLANLAQQIHILDVDHEGLTVDSAYVLALDSGLHWEVIAVDSQFGLSGTGQYNLNISGSGKVALMTSGKPLMMPVTPDKYVSCDADAVVAWSTGLRVQMQAQTSSSSVFRRRGNTGEGWELNFVGQGHVLVQPSELMPPQNAAIQGLRGQYGLGPQGHGQNQGNIWSNR; the protein is encoded by the coding sequence ATGCAGAGCCCGCTCTTCGCCTTCACCGAGGTGCAGAACCAGGACCACTACAGCCTGCAGAACTCCTATCTGCTGCGGGTCCGCCTGGACGGCAACACCGGACCCGACTGCCTGGCCCGCAAGGGGTCGATGGTCGCCTACCAGGGCATGATCGAGTTCGACGGCGAGTACCAGTCCCACCACCAGCGCCGTGCCCGCCGGCAGACCGGCGAGGGCCTGGAGCTGATGCGCTGCTCCGGCCAGGGCACCGTCTACCTGGCCAACCTCGCGCAGCAGATCCACATCCTGGACGTGGACCACGAGGGCCTGACCGTCGACAGCGCCTACGTCCTCGCGCTCGACTCGGGCCTGCACTGGGAGGTCATCGCGGTCGACAGCCAGTTCGGCCTGTCCGGGACCGGCCAGTACAACCTGAACATCTCCGGCAGCGGCAAGGTCGCCCTGATGACCTCGGGCAAGCCGCTGATGATGCCGGTGACCCCCGACAAGTACGTGTCGTGCGACGCGGACGCGGTCGTCGCCTGGTCCACCGGGCTGCGGGTGCAGATGCAGGCGCAGACCTCCAGCTCCTCGGTCTTCCGCCGCCGCGGCAACACCGGCGAGGGCTGGGAGCTGAACTTCGTCGGCCAGGGGCACGTGCTGGTGCAGCCCAGCGAACTGATGCCGCCGCAGAACGCGGCGATCCAGGGGCTGCGCGGCCAGTACGGCCTGGGCCCGCAGGGCCACGGCCAGAACCAGGGCAACATCTGGTCCAACCGCTGA
- a CDS encoding TerD family protein has product MAREFQRGHKAKISDLTAGTDLYVGVQISAPGLTFDISCFGLDAREQLSDDRYFVFFNQPKSPEESIQLLGPQAGDTESFRVTLDRIPAAVQKLAFTATIDGDGQMSQVAPGYIRIVAGGEEVARYAFTGAEFSTERAVMLADIYLKDVWRFAAVGQGFDGGLAALLRNFGGEVAEEEPAPEAPAPQQSAQAAPGFAPPPGPPPAQAQAPAPAPAPGFAPPPGGPAPVPAQPAAPQPPAPQPVAHQPGFTPPPGAGDPGIHQAPTMIAPLAPAQTPPPAPAPGPPGAPAFPGQPGPAPAGYQQPPFGSPQPGAAPPGYAQPPGPPTPPGYAQPPGFGAQPGYAQPAAPPTAGAGMAAAMQKYRELPTGQRWTQQNPKMMRADLGQGGGQPVLARQGSMVLYQGKVDFGYKGAGFTGRIVGNMTGQEMQLMRCTGGGQVFFAENASYLHPVELQGDALCVSAENVLAFDEGLQYEVRRIEGHGIPGGALFTMQFQGTGTVIVKTHGTPVVLPVTPTTYADSNAIVAWSAAAQVIVSSQVRLRRSAYPGHSGETVNLQFRGAPGNFIVVQPYEV; this is encoded by the coding sequence ATGGCCAGGGAATTCCAACGTGGCCACAAGGCCAAGATCAGCGATCTGACGGCCGGCACGGATCTCTACGTCGGAGTCCAGATCTCCGCGCCCGGGCTGACCTTCGACATCAGCTGCTTCGGCCTGGACGCGCGGGAACAGCTCTCCGACGACCGCTACTTCGTCTTCTTCAACCAGCCGAAGTCGCCCGAGGAGTCCATCCAGCTCCTCGGCCCGCAGGCCGGCGACACCGAGTCGTTCCGCGTCACCCTCGACCGCATCCCGGCGGCCGTGCAGAAGCTGGCCTTCACCGCGACCATCGACGGCGACGGCCAGATGTCGCAGGTCGCGCCCGGCTACATCAGGATCGTCGCCGGCGGCGAGGAGGTCGCGCGGTACGCCTTCACCGGCGCGGAGTTCAGCACCGAGCGCGCGGTGATGCTCGCCGACATCTACCTCAAGGACGTGTGGCGGTTCGCCGCGGTCGGCCAGGGCTTCGACGGCGGACTGGCCGCCCTGCTGCGGAACTTCGGCGGCGAGGTCGCCGAGGAGGAGCCCGCGCCCGAGGCGCCCGCGCCGCAGCAGTCCGCGCAGGCGGCGCCCGGTTTCGCACCCCCGCCGGGCCCGCCGCCCGCTCAGGCCCAGGCTCCCGCGCCGGCCCCGGCCCCCGGTTTCGCGCCCCCGCCCGGCGGCCCGGCCCCCGTGCCCGCGCAGCCCGCCGCGCCGCAGCCGCCCGCGCCGCAGCCCGTGGCCCACCAGCCCGGCTTCACGCCGCCGCCCGGCGCCGGCGACCCCGGCATCCACCAGGCGCCCACGATGATCGCGCCGCTCGCGCCGGCGCAGACCCCGCCGCCCGCTCCCGCGCCGGGCCCGCCCGGCGCCCCCGCCTTCCCCGGCCAGCCGGGCCCCGCGCCCGCCGGCTACCAGCAGCCGCCCTTCGGCAGCCCGCAGCCCGGCGCTGCCCCGCCCGGATACGCGCAGCCGCCCGGCCCGCCCACCCCGCCCGGATACGCGCAGCCCCCGGGTTTCGGCGCGCAGCCCGGCTACGCGCAGCCCGCCGCGCCGCCCACCGCCGGCGCCGGCATGGCGGCGGCCATGCAGAAGTACCGGGAGCTGCCCACCGGCCAGCGCTGGACGCAGCAGAACCCCAAGATGATGCGCGCCGACCTCGGCCAGGGCGGCGGCCAGCCGGTGCTCGCCCGCCAGGGCAGCATGGTGCTCTACCAGGGCAAGGTCGACTTCGGCTACAAGGGCGCCGGCTTCACCGGCCGGATCGTCGGCAACATGACCGGCCAGGAGATGCAGCTCATGCGCTGCACCGGCGGCGGCCAGGTGTTCTTCGCCGAGAACGCCTCCTACCTGCACCCGGTCGAGCTGCAGGGCGACGCCCTGTGCGTCTCCGCGGAGAACGTCCTGGCCTTCGACGAGGGACTGCAGTACGAGGTGCGCAGGATCGAGGGCCACGGCATCCCCGGCGGCGCCCTGTTCACCATGCAGTTCCAGGGCACCGGCACTGTGATCGTCAAGACCCACGGCACCCCGGTGGTGCTGCCCGTCACCCCCACCACCTACGCCGACAGCAACGCGATCGTCGCGTGGTCGGCCGCCGCCCAGGTGATCGTCTCCAGCCAGGTGCGGCTGCGCAGGAGCGCCTACCCCGGCCACAGCGGCGAGACCGTGAACCTCCAGTTCCGCGGCGCGCCCGGCAACTTCATCGTCGTCCAGCCCTACGAGGTGTGA
- a CDS encoding YlbL family protein, translating into MPRRTTTLIASTLTLIVLLCVALLVPTPYSEMSPGPTVNTLGTYGGDTVIDIGGHPTYPATGHLNMTTVRVTGADYHINLVESLMGWLRHDDKVVEHDTLYPKGQTAEQADQENAEEFSQSQDSAKVAALKELKIPVTSRVIVAAVVKGGAAEGTLHAGDVIKAVDGTAVTEADQVAQQVTKHKPGQKVVFSIVRAADAKKASAPVQRLTITTRASDDSGPSRAVVGIQAGIEHTFPFTIDIKLADVGGPSAGMMFALGIVDKLTPGSLTGGKFVAGTGTIDDDGTVGPIGGISLKTIGARDKGAQFFLTPADNCEEAAKDTPKGLTLVKVKTLDDAMAALADIRSGNDKALPSCKS; encoded by the coding sequence ATGCCACGCCGGACGACGACGCTGATCGCCTCGACCCTGACGCTCATAGTGCTGCTGTGCGTGGCACTGCTGGTGCCGACGCCGTACTCGGAGATGTCACCAGGGCCGACCGTCAACACCCTCGGCACCTACGGCGGCGACACGGTGATCGACATCGGCGGCCACCCCACGTACCCCGCGACCGGTCATCTGAACATGACCACCGTCCGGGTCACCGGTGCGGACTACCACATCAACCTGGTCGAGTCCCTGATGGGCTGGCTGCGCCACGACGACAAGGTGGTCGAGCACGACACCCTGTACCCCAAGGGGCAGACCGCCGAGCAGGCCGACCAGGAGAACGCCGAGGAGTTCAGCCAGTCCCAGGACAGCGCCAAGGTCGCGGCGCTGAAGGAACTGAAGATCCCGGTCACGTCCCGGGTGATCGTGGCCGCCGTCGTCAAGGGCGGCGCCGCCGAGGGCACCCTGCACGCGGGCGACGTCATCAAGGCGGTGGACGGCACGGCGGTGACCGAGGCCGACCAGGTCGCCCAGCAGGTCACCAAGCACAAGCCCGGTCAGAAGGTCGTCTTCTCCATCGTCAGGGCGGCCGACGCGAAGAAGGCGTCGGCGCCGGTCCAGCGGCTGACGATCACCACCCGCGCGTCCGACGACTCCGGGCCGTCCCGGGCGGTCGTCGGCATCCAGGCGGGGATCGAGCACACGTTCCCCTTCACCATCGACATCAAACTGGCCGACGTGGGCGGTCCGAGCGCCGGCATGATGTTCGCGCTCGGCATCGTGGACAAGCTCACGCCCGGCAGCCTGACCGGCGGGAAGTTCGTCGCGGGCACCGGCACCATAGACGACGACGGCACGGTCGGACCGATCGGCGGCATCAGCCTGAAGACCATCGGCGCCCGCGACAAGGGAGCGCAGTTCTTCCTGACCCCCGCGGACAACTGCGAGGAGGCCGCCAAGGACACCCCCAAGGGCCTCACCCTGGTGAAGGTGAAGACCCTGGACGACGCCATGGCGGCCCTCGCCGACATCCGCTCGGGCAACGACAAGGCGCTGCCCTCCTGCAAGAGCTGA
- a CDS encoding SDR family oxidoreductase, translated as MSSPEAHVRPERSAGRSGAGPVVAITGAASGVGRALALRLVSSDRIRKVVAIDERRGEVPGATWRVLDVRDPAIADKLRGADVVVHLALDLDLESDPKARSAFNVRGTQTVLTASAAAGVRRVVLCTSAMVYGAQADNDVPLAEDAPLRATSEASFVDDLLEIERLGRRAPRAHPGLNVTVLRPAVLVGGTDTALTRYFESPRLLVVAGSRPCWQFCHVEDLVSALEYAVLEKVDGEMAVGCDGWLEQEEVEELSGIRRMELPPAIAFGAASRLHRLGLTPSPAGDLAYTMHPWVVSGSRLYEAGWRPQWTNEEVLAELLAEVEGRNSVACRWLGRKDATALGAAGATVALVGAAAAVRRARRARRGL; from the coding sequence GTGAGTTCCCCAGAAGCACACGTTCGCCCAGAGCGGAGCGCCGGCCGGTCCGGGGCCGGCCCGGTGGTCGCGATCACCGGCGCCGCCTCCGGCGTGGGCCGGGCGCTGGCGCTCAGGCTCGTCTCGTCCGACCGGATCAGGAAGGTCGTGGCGATCGACGAGCGGCGCGGCGAGGTGCCCGGGGCGACCTGGCGGGTGCTGGACGTGCGGGACCCGGCGATCGCCGACAAGCTGCGCGGCGCGGACGTGGTGGTGCACCTCGCGCTCGACCTCGACCTGGAGTCCGATCCCAAGGCACGCTCGGCGTTCAACGTCCGCGGCACCCAGACCGTGCTCACCGCGTCCGCGGCGGCCGGCGTGCGCCGCGTGGTGCTGTGCACCTCGGCGATGGTCTACGGCGCGCAGGCGGACAACGACGTGCCGCTCGCCGAGGACGCGCCGCTGCGGGCCACCTCCGAGGCCAGCTTCGTCGACGACCTGCTGGAGATCGAGCGGCTCGGCCGCCGCGCCCCGCGCGCCCACCCGGGGCTCAACGTCACGGTGCTGCGCCCGGCGGTCCTGGTCGGCGGCACGGACACCGCGCTGACCCGCTACTTCGAGTCGCCGCGGCTGCTGGTGGTGGCGGGCAGCCGGCCCTGCTGGCAGTTCTGCCACGTCGAGGACCTGGTCTCGGCGCTGGAGTACGCCGTGCTGGAGAAGGTCGACGGCGAGATGGCGGTGGGCTGCGACGGCTGGCTGGAGCAGGAGGAGGTCGAGGAGCTGTCGGGCATCCGGCGGATGGAGCTGCCGCCGGCGATCGCCTTCGGCGCGGCGTCCCGGCTGCACCGGCTCGGCCTGACCCCGTCGCCCGCGGGCGACCTGGCGTACACGATGCACCCCTGGGTGGTCAGCGGCAGCAGGCTGTACGAAGCGGGCTGGCGTCCGCAGTGGACCAACGAGGAGGTGCTCGCGGAGCTGCTGGCCGAGGTGGAGGGGCGCAACTCGGTGGCCTGCCGCTGGCTCGGTCGCAAGGACGCCACGGCGCTGGGCGCGGCCGGCGCGACGGTGGCGCTGGTCGGCGCCGCGGCGGCGGTGCGCAGGGCGCGCAGGGCGCGGCGCGGGCTGTGA
- a CDS encoding zinc-dependent metalloprotease — translation MSDIPFGFGVPPEEPGDGDDGTPSGGSGKGGGRGGDQGGQGGQGGPPGPFGFGAGGPFGAGGDNPFAAMFGSLGPGDLGAAFQQLGQMLSYDGGPVNWDMAKDIARQTVAQGTPDGVKDATVGRADRSWVEEAVRLADLWLDGVTSLPSGANSAVAWSRAEWVEATLPVWKDLVDPVAERVAGAMGDVLPEEMQAMTGPLLGMMRSMGGAMFGSQIGQALGTLAGEVVGSTDVGLPLGPAGKAALLPANVAAFGDGLGVPQEEVRLYLALREAAHQRLFAHVPWLRAHLFGAVEGYARGIKVDTARLEDAVGQLDPTQPEQLQEALQQGMFQPEDTPEQKAALARLETALALVEGWVDAVVHAAASPHLPSAGALRETLRRRRATGGPAEQTFATLIGLELRPRRLRDAARLWASLTDARGVEGRDGLWGHPDMLPTAADLDDPDGFVHRESVDFSELDRILGEAAAGAGDAAKSAADDSKGSAGEAGEGPAKDAGEAGQGSDSGSGSGSGSGPGSGAEGDPDGTSEGDPGK, via the coding sequence GTGAGTGACATCCCATTCGGATTCGGCGTCCCTCCCGAGGAACCCGGGGACGGGGACGACGGCACCCCGTCAGGGGGCAGTGGCAAGGGCGGCGGCAGGGGCGGTGACCAGGGCGGTCAGGGGGGCCAGGGCGGTCCGCCCGGACCCTTCGGCTTCGGCGCCGGCGGCCCGTTCGGCGCGGGCGGCGACAACCCCTTCGCCGCGATGTTCGGCTCGCTGGGCCCCGGCGACCTGGGCGCGGCCTTCCAGCAGCTCGGCCAGATGCTGTCCTACGACGGCGGGCCGGTGAACTGGGACATGGCCAAGGACATCGCCCGGCAGACCGTCGCCCAGGGCACCCCGGACGGCGTGAAGGACGCGACCGTGGGCCGCGCCGACCGCTCCTGGGTCGAGGAGGCCGTGCGGCTGGCGGACCTGTGGCTGGACGGTGTCACCTCGCTGCCCTCGGGCGCGAACTCCGCGGTGGCCTGGAGCCGCGCGGAGTGGGTCGAGGCGACGCTCCCGGTGTGGAAGGACCTGGTGGACCCGGTCGCCGAGCGGGTGGCCGGCGCGATGGGCGATGTGCTGCCCGAGGAGATGCAGGCCATGACCGGCCCGCTGCTCGGCATGATGCGCTCCATGGGCGGCGCGATGTTCGGCTCGCAGATCGGACAGGCGCTGGGCACCCTGGCCGGCGAGGTGGTCGGCTCCACCGACGTCGGGCTGCCGCTCGGCCCGGCCGGCAAGGCGGCCCTGCTGCCCGCGAACGTGGCGGCGTTCGGCGACGGCCTGGGCGTGCCGCAGGAGGAGGTGCGGCTGTATCTGGCCCTGCGCGAGGCCGCGCACCAGCGGCTGTTCGCGCATGTGCCGTGGCTGCGCGCCCACCTGTTCGGCGCGGTCGAGGGCTATGCGCGCGGCATCAAGGTGGACACCGCCCGGCTGGAGGACGCGGTCGGCCAGCTGGACCCGACGCAGCCCGAGCAGCTCCAGGAGGCGCTGCAGCAGGGCATGTTCCAGCCCGAGGACACGCCGGAGCAGAAGGCGGCGCTGGCCCGGCTGGAGACGGCGCTGGCCCTGGTCGAGGGGTGGGTGGACGCGGTGGTGCACGCCGCGGCGAGCCCCCACCTGCCGTCCGCCGGTGCGCTGCGCGAGACGCTGCGCCGCCGCCGGGCGACCGGCGGCCCGGCCGAGCAGACCTTCGCCACGCTGATCGGGCTGGAGCTGCGGCCCCGGCGACTGCGGGACGCGGCGCGGCTGTGGGCCTCCCTCACCGACGCGCGCGGCGTGGAGGGGCGGGACGGCCTGTGGGGCCACCCCGACATGCTGCCGACCGCCGCGGACCTGGACGACCCGGACGGCTTCGTGCACCGCGAGAGCGTGGACTTCTCCGAGCTGGACCGCATCCTCGGGGAGGCGGCGGCCGGCGCGGGCGACGCGGCGAAGAGCGCGGCGGACGACTCGAAGGGTTCTGCGGGCGAGGCGGGCGAGGGCCCGGCGAAGGACGCCGGCGAGGCGGGTCAGGGCTCGGACTCAGGCTCCGGCTCCGGCTCGGGCTCCGGCCCTGGCTCGGGCGCCGAGGGCGACCCCGACGGCACGAGCGAGGGCGACCCCGGCAAGTGA
- a CDS encoding molybdenum cofactor biosynthesis protein MoaE: protein MNTMDGMESIYEERDGDGPVRLLAIRDTPLSVDEVHAAVGDDAAGGTTLFVGAVRDHDGRPGVAVTGLSYSAHPSAGTQLRRVAEKVAADYPVRALAAVHRVGDLRVGDIAVVVAVSCPHRDESFAAARRLIDDLKDQVPIWKHQTFADGTEDWVGA from the coding sequence ATGAACACCATGGACGGCATGGAGAGCATCTACGAAGAGCGGGACGGCGACGGCCCGGTCCGGCTGCTGGCGATCCGCGACACCCCCCTGTCGGTGGACGAGGTCCACGCCGCGGTGGGTGACGACGCGGCGGGCGGCACCACTCTCTTCGTCGGCGCCGTACGCGACCACGACGGACGCCCCGGCGTCGCGGTGACCGGGTTGTCGTACTCCGCGCACCCCAGCGCGGGCACGCAGCTGCGCCGGGTTGCGGAGAAGGTCGCCGCGGACTATCCGGTGCGCGCGCTGGCCGCCGTCCACCGGGTGGGCGATCTGCGGGTCGGCGACATCGCGGTGGTCGTCGCGGTCTCCTGCCCGCACCGCGACGAGTCCTTCGCCGCGGCCCGCCGCCTGATCGACGACCTCAAGGACCAGGTCCCCATCTGGAAGCACCAGACCTTCGCGGACGGCACAGAGGATTGGGTCGGCGCGTAG